From the Triticum urartu cultivar G1812 chromosome 4, Tu2.1, whole genome shotgun sequence genome, the window GGCTTGGTTTCCAAGCATAACGATGTGGCACGTGAACAGTGTAGTTGCAAAAGGCGTTGGTTGAGTTGTGTACCGTTGTACTGCCACCAGTCTATAAGGAGTATGTACAACGAAAAGTGCACGCAGCGGCCGAACTCCATGGAGCTATTTGTTTATTTATTTTCGGTCGATTTTTTTTACTATTTCCACACTTCAAAAAAACCTGAAAGAAAAGTATACATAGACATATATTTGTCATATACATGCATAAAACTTGACGAACCTCGGCCCCATTTTTTTAACACATATGCTCACATGTGATGTATAAATTTTTTTGCAAATACATAAATTAAAATGGGCTTTTCCTTTGCTGTATTTGGGCCAGgtatttgtcttttttgtgtaGCATGCAAATGATAGAATTAGTTGATCAAACTTTATACAAACTTGAAGAACATGCATATGTATTGGTAGAATTATTTATTAAAACTTCTAAATGTGTTTCGATTATTAGTTTTCAAAAAATGGGCTCCATGGAGCACGTCCTTTCTAATGCTGCTCTTGTATGTACAACAAATATGAAAACATATCCAATGGCTGCATTCGTCCAAGGTTAGCAAAGATAATTTTGTACATGAATAAGAACGGCGGTACGATAGTCTTTATTTCCCCGcaaaaataaaatagaaataTTAATCATGGTTTCGTCACTGAAAAGAAATATAAGAGATAAGTGTGCCTTCGAGTATAATACTAAGAGGCTATCGCTTGTCAATATTGTTCTGAAGTCACATCATTTTAGTACCGCTCCGTTCAGCAAAGAAGAACACTAAGAGATCCGGATTCAAAAAATTATACGTCTTCCATGCCACTGACGTCCTCTGCCGGGCCTCGGCGCGCACCGGTTGAACATGATCATCTATCGAGCGAGGTACTATCACTCTACGATGCAGCACTTAGAATTCGTCTGTGGTATGAAACAACAGTCGGACGTAAGTTCAAGTCCCCGGACATGAAAAGGATGCGCGTGTGAAGGCAGCTATAGTTGGATTATACAGAAGGGAGCAAACGCGGAATTTATGGCTGCTAAAGTTAGGAGATTGTTTCAGGAAGCTTCCCAACGAGTTTAGGAGTTTGCAAAAGGAAGAATTACCGGTTATCTTTAGCGTTCATTTTTTGTGTCTGACAACAAGTTAGTAATTGCGCATATAAAAAAGTATATACAGTAATTGCGCATGGAAAAGTAATCTGTAGAGGAAAAAGGGAAATCATCTGAAATGGCAAAATACAGCAGTCTCCCAACGCCGGTGTCTTTCGGTCTAACTGGAATCAACAAATCCGTATATACTAATCGTGACTATCGCGGACGTCCGGCACGTCCCCTAAACTCAGCCAAGTGGTAGTAATAATAACTGATGTTTTCCAGCCAGAGAGAATGGTGATGATTTTGTCTGTCCATAGCCCATTGACCAGGCGGGCAGGAGCcaagaggcggcggcgacgaAGATGACCAACGACCAACGGCACTGGGAGCGTGTGGATTCTCCCGTTCCCAATGGTCGGTCGTGGCACACGTGAGCCGAGCCGGTGCAGTCAGGACTCAGGAGCCACGCACGCCACCAGCACAGCGCTGGCTGACGACCCAAAGAGGCGTGGCCGAGACGGCTCACACCACCCATCTCTCGTCCTCGAACGGAGTAGGAAATGCTCTGTTCTGATCTGCTCTGTTCATCCACCTGCTGCGCTAGCGCTAGAATGTCCGTGCGGTCGAGGCCAAAGGCCACGCCATTCTCCTCCTGCCTAGGCTTGTACCCCTACCACTAGTGCTCTCTTGCCTTTGACCGCCGCCCGGTGGGCCCGGCGCGTAGGATAGAGGCCCGTTGCCTGCCCTAATCAAAGGTTTTGGGCGCTCACGGGCCGTGCGCCCCTCAACTCAACTCGGCCCTGTAGTTCGACGACACCATCCTACCGCCTTTTCTTATTTGTCTGGACTGCGCGGCGCCGGGTAGACCCAGTCTTGTGCACCGTCACGTGCATGCAGTTCGTTTTCCCCACCTCCTACGAACCGTACGCGACACACGCAGTTTTCTTGCGGTAAGCACCTCAACTTGCCCGGCATGCAGGCATGTAGGTCTATTTCCCACCTCGCAGCAGCCTTTCCAGGAGGCAGTAAAAAGAAAAGGATAAAAGAAAAAAACCACAGCTAGCAGTAGGAGTATTGCACTGGAGCAAAGCATACACGCTGACTGACTGACATGTCTTTGCAGAATGCTGCTAgtactgctgctgctgccgcctcCGACAGGCTCTCAGCAAAGAAATTAAAAGGGAAAGGGAAAAGAAATGCGTACGTTGTAGATGTACCGCTGCCTGCACGACACAGCAAAGTGCGGGCGCGGTCGAGTGCTGCGCCCCTGTCTGGTCGCGCTCCACCTCCACTCCCGCTGCATGCCACGCAGCCATGGACCGGGTCTAGGCGACCACGTCCTGAGGCGTTAACCCAGCCCCGCAATCATGATTAGTCCCCCATTACGCTGCCCTCGAAACCATTTTTTATGAGTGTTTTATTAATATAATCGCTTCCTCCTTCGCTTTTTCCGCCCCTCGTTCGCTGCTTAATTAATGAGTAGGACTAGAAGCAGTAGCACGTCTGTACTCATTTGTCCGTTTGTTTATTCAACCCTGGAACCCAGCCACAGCCAGTTTGACGACCGCGCCCCCGCACCAGCATGAGTGCACCCGGTCCACATGCGCCAGCCAGCATCGCCAATCTTGAGGTGGAATGGACGGCGCAGGCAGCCCCACGCCGGTGGACCAGGTGAGGCGCGCCCAGCCAGTGGCCCGGCAGGAGCGTTGTGTCCATCGGTTACGGTGCAGCCGAGGGTGAAGAGAGACAAGACGACGACCTCCGCCTCCTCTTCTCGCCTCCGTTAGCTTGGTCTCTCTCGGCTCTCTCTATAACTCGCGTGCCTTTCTCTTTGGGCTCCTTCCTTTCTTCGCGTGCTCTGCAGCGCGCAAGAATCAAAAGGCGCCACCAGCGAGCGAGCGTGGCGCCGTAGACCGACCGCGGCGACAccgaaagagagagagagagagcgagagacaAGAATTAAAGCCAGCAGCCGGGCTGGTCTTTGGCGCAATCCTTGCGAATCCTCGCGAGATCCTGTTTTTGTTTGCCTTTCCGCGTAGGGGAGGGATTCCGCCGGGAATTTGTTGACCGGCATGGAGGAGGCCGAGGAGATGCAGGTGGAGCGGGTGCACGAGGACGCGGAGCACGGGGGCGCCGACGCCGACAAGCTCAACTACGAGATTTTCTCCATCCTCGAGAGCAAGTTCCTCTTCGGCTACACCGACCCGCACCAGCTCTGGctgcccaagccgccgccgccaccgccggcgcAGGCGTCGCAGGCGGCCATGGCGGCCACGGGGAAGGCGGCGCAGCGCGGGAAGGTGTGCGTGCTCTGCGttgatggcggcggcggcgggctcaGGGCGCTGCTCGCCGGCCGCGCGCTCGCGCACCTCGAGGCCGCGCTCCAGCGCGCCTCCGGGAGCCCCGACGCGCGCGTCGCCGACTTCTTCGACCTCGCCGCCGGCACGGGCGCGGGCGGCGTCTTCGCCGCGATGCTCTTCTCCACGCACTCGCGCGGCGCCCCGCTGTTCCGCGCCGAGGACACCTGGCGCCTTGTGGCGGACCACGCGCCCAGGCTCTTCCGCAGGCCCGCTGGCTCCACCTCCCTCTTCTGCCGCGCCAAGAAGCGCCCGCTCGCCGCGCCCACGGCGGCGCTCAGCGTCGCCATGAAGGCCGCGTTCGGCGAGGAGCTCACCCTGCGGGACACCATCAAGCCCGTGCTCATCTCCTGCTATGACCTCAGGTCGTCCGCGCCGCTGCTGTTCTCGCGCGCCGACGCCCTGGAGAGCGGGAGCTACGACTTCCGCCTCTCCGACGTCGGCCGCGCGGCCTGGTCGGAGCCCGGCCGCTTCGAGCCGGCCGAGGTGGCGTCGGTGGACGGCGTGACCTCCTGCGCCGCGGTGGACGGCGGGCCGACCATGGGCAGCCCGGCCGCCGCGGCCATCACGCACGTGCTGCACAACAAGCACGAGTTCCCGTTCGTGCGCGGCGTCGAGGACCTCCTCGTGCTCTCCATCGGCGGCTGCTCCGGCGCGGGCGGCTCCGGGGCCACCGCGGACGCCGACATCACGCGCATGCGCCGGTGGGGCCCCAAGGAGTGGGCCCGCCCCATCGCCCGCATCGCGGCCGATGGCGCCGCCGACCTGGTGGACCACGCCGTTGCACGCGCCTTCGGGCAATGCCACTCGTCCAATTACCTGCGCATTCAGGTGAGCAAGCATAGCAAATTCTCGGCCCGCCCGCCATTTATGGCATGTTGCACGGCCGTTTCCTTGGATGTTAATTAACTCTGGCGTGATCAGGCGAAGCGGGAGAGCATGCCGCCGTGCGGGCCGGACGGGGAGTACGACCCGACGCAGGCGAACGTGCAGGCGCTGCTCGCGGCGGCGGACGAGGCGATGAAGCAGCGCAACGTGGAGTCGGTGCTCTTCGAGGGGAGGCGGATCGGGGAGCAGACCAACGCGGAGAAGCTGGAGTGGTTCGccgccgagctcgtcgccgaGCACCGCGGCAGGGGCTCCCGGATCGCGCCCACCGTCGCGTTCAAGCAGGCGCCGGCGCTGGGCTGAGCTGCGCTGGCTGGTGGCCGTGCACCGCCGTGCTGTGGAGCAAGGGTCGACGACATGTTGTAGGCCTCTCCTCGCTTTCTTTGGACGGAAAATTCTGCTGCACTTTTTACGTGGCAGTGTCAGTgtggcatggcatggcatggctCCCTGAAGCATTTGCCATTGGGAAAATTCGAAGGTGAAAACATTGGAAGGAACATCCGCGATATACTCCAGATTCTTAGCTTCATTTCGACTTATTAGGATATATATGTAGCTGCCCCCGAATGCAGAATTATGCCCCGGCTGAAGTGGGCGTTTGAGTTGCGATATGATCCGCTGAAATGCAGTGGATACAGCTGCTGCGGTGCTGCAAGCACGGGCCTCCTCCGAACATAAATAAATCCTCCAGAGTTCATCTAAGCCAGCCCTGCGAATTTTCAGTACCAAACGATATTTGTCAGCTGGATGAAGTGTGTTCCATTTCAACGCTCATTTTACAATCAGAAAAAGACTTCTGTTTTCTGCATTCCGTCCATGTCTATTAATCTCATAGTTGAGTCCACGTCTTAAAGCGCATGTAGTGTAGTGGCTTTTCTGCCTGTTGTGGCATTATTTTCAGATAGGCCGACGCATAACTGATCGAAACAGACATCTCGGAGAtccctttcttgaagaagcgAAAGAGAGCCCTGTAGATGTATGTATGTCCTATCACTGTCTTGATGCTGACCGGGGCATGCTTTTCATCCAAGAGCATAAAGATTCCTCCAAGCGAACTAAATCAAGTATATGGGCATGGGTTCTTAATTAAGTTTCCGAATCAGGTAATGTTTTGTTTTGTTACAACATGCTGCAAACAGTTCTAGCCTTTTTCCTCCCGGCCACTGATAACCGTATATGCGCATCATGTTAAGAGGATTGAACTGAGTTCGTGCTCCTCCGCAAAAGAAAAACCcctgaaaaataaaataaaaactgAGTCTGTGCTTGACTGAAGAAAGGCTATTTTGCAGCCTAAGGTTCTTTAAAGCTAACTCGCAAACGTCTCCGGTATATGTCCGTTTTTATGTCCGTACCTGGTCCGCGGACATGATGCCGGAGTGAGCCATCCAAAGCTATTCACAAATTAGTCTGGTTGGGAGGAGAGAGTAGAGGGGCACCATGCATGTAGTGGGATTTGTGGTATGATGTTTTGTTGGGAGGAGAGAGATGAGATGGAGATCATGCATGCgaagagagagagaaaagagagGAGGACAACGCGAAAACTTTTCGTTGATCAAGTGGATATCGGGACTGTGGCAAAGCCCCCCATAGTTGTTTCTAGGATATACGAATCCGTATGTCTGAACTGCTAAGCGGATATATACAGGTCTTTGTTGGATGGCAAAAATGTGCCAACATATAGTGGAGATTTGAAGGTCCGCTTTGAAGATGCCCTAACCTATTCGTTTGGCTCATTTTTCTATCAACTTTTTCTGGCCTTATTTGATCCTGAATTatgtacccccccccccccccacacacacgaAAATGTAGTTCTCATTTTAATTTTGGTTACAATATTTCTTTTGTAGCAATTTTGTTACATGTTTGACtactaacaaaatgtgcaaatACAAAAGTAAACATCTTAAGTTATGTGCACAGGGAAAATGGACATGTTTTTACACAAAAAGTATGTGCATAACCTTCACACCACAATGCACAACTCTTTTTTAGCTTTTCTTCTTCAAACATCTTGAGTGATTTGCATGTTATGGATTTTATCTCGCATGTGGGAGGGAGGTCATTGTTAGGGCACACAAGAGGTCATAAAAACGGAAAATTGAAGAAAGAGGAAATAGTTGGCGTTTCGTGTGACAGTGTCGTCGAAGGACGACTATTTGTCCGGTAGGGACGACCACCGGCCGATCAAGGGGTCGAGGCAAAGACATAGTGAGTTTGCCAATATTCATGCTCTTCAGGGAGGAGGTAAGGCCCTACTCCTGCCTTATTGCGAAGGTAGACGAAGATCTATGGGATCACCGGCGAGATCTATTCTGGAGATTACAACCCACTCCTCCCGGCGACAGAGTGTAAAGTTCGTCAAAGAGGGTCTGCCTAGGGTTTCTTACTTAACACTGTGGAGGGTCCCTAGAgttgggaaacatagtagaaaacaaaaaatgcCCTACATATCAAGTTACATGGGTCACTATGAAGATACAAATGAGATTAATTTGTATCATTACCAACTCGCATTTTGCAGCACAAGAAAAGTTGGTGAAGTCATTCATGCAGATTCTCGTAGCTATGATTTACAACCTCTGAACTGCGAGTTTTTTCTCCCTTGAACCAAGATTGAAAGCACGATCTCTCCACCTGGTTGCACGCGTACGGAGTCAGCGATCCGGCATGCTTCGCCGTCTAGAATTAATGGTCATCAGAGAACTATAGAGGGTGGAGCAGCCTTGCGACTATAGGAACTAGTTTCATGGAGAATGAGAGATAGGGGGCAGCCCTTGCGCAAGAGCtggccccctctatatataggggggaGGGAGAAGACTTGGAGGAGGATCTCCCTCCCC encodes:
- the LOC125552252 gene encoding patatin-like protein 6, producing MEEAEEMQVERVHEDAEHGGADADKLNYEIFSILESKFLFGYTDPHQLWLPKPPPPPPAQASQAAMAATGKAAQRGKVCVLCVDGGGGGLRALLAGRALAHLEAALQRASGSPDARVADFFDLAAGTGAGGVFAAMLFSTHSRGAPLFRAEDTWRLVADHAPRLFRRPAGSTSLFCRAKKRPLAAPTAALSVAMKAAFGEELTLRDTIKPVLISCYDLRSSAPLLFSRADALESGSYDFRLSDVGRAAWSEPGRFEPAEVASVDGVTSCAAVDGGPTMGSPAAAAITHVLHNKHEFPFVRGVEDLLVLSIGGCSGAGGSGATADADITRMRRWGPKEWARPIARIAADGAADLVDHAVARAFGQCHSSNYLRIQAKRESMPPCGPDGEYDPTQANVQALLAAADEAMKQRNVESVLFEGRRIGEQTNAEKLEWFAAELVAEHRGRGSRIAPTVAFKQAPALG